Within the Staphylococcus argenteus genome, the region CAATATAACATTGTAAAGTCTAGGACATTTTGAAATGTTCCCTTCAAAGTAGACATTGAGATAATGAAAACTTTGAAGGGAGCATTTTGTCTTAGACGCATTTTATATTTCAAGTATTTGCATTGTTTCATTTATTTCCTGGTAAATATCTTCAGTGCGCCATTGTCTAGGATAACCTAAACATGGACAAACAAAATGCCTACCTTTTTCAATCAAATTTTTTCTAAAATGAACATGTCCCATCACACTATATGAAATATCAAATAAATTGTATAAATCATTAAAATCACTTGTCCCAATATAAGCATTGTAAAAATCAAATATACGATGTGGCGTTGGGACAATAAATTCAGCATGAGTCACGACATGCGTAACTAATATGATTCGACGCGCTCCAACTTTCTGTATATCTTTCCTTACTTGTGTTGCCGCTTGTTTGGATAGTTGTTGATCAGATATCCCCCACGAAACCCGTTCTTTATCTTGCCATGTCGCACCGTAATACTTACCCTTTTGTAACTGTTCTAATGAAAATCGTTTCGCAGCATAGCTATAATCATACCAAGCAGTGTGTCCAACAATCGCCCACTCATCATTAATAATATACGGATGTTCAACCAAGCATTGTGACATACATTTGTAACTATCCCATATTTCTTGTGTCGATGTGTCCTCCGTATTCCATAAATCGTGGTTCCCCGGAACAAAACGTACTAATGTATCTAAATTTTGCGTTAATTGCTCAATAAAATGACTAGTCAATTTAAAATCATTCGAAATATCTCCTGCAATCAACAAGATATCTATATTTTTACTTTTAACAACTTCTATTAAAGTTTTTAAGTAATCCAATGGCTTTAATCGATTATGGCGATCAATATGTAAATCAGCAATAACACCTATCTTCATACCCATACCTTCTTTTCATAAATTGAAATGACATTCATTATGTCACAAGACAACGCGGATTGATACAAAATAGCTTAATTCTCGATGACTATTTATATTTTTGCATTATAACTTATATCTTTTCACAAACTTGATAAGTTTTAGTTATCATAACTAGACATATCAAATGTTTTTTCTTATATTTAAAAAAATAATTGCTTTATTTAATGGATTTCTTTAGTATTTATAAATAAGAAAACGCTTACACACAACTTTTTTTATTTGCTTTATCCTGAGGAGGAAAAATATGGCAAGAAAATTGCATAGAGAGTTGAATAACAGACACATCCAATTGATAGCAATTGGGGGCGCAATTGGAACTGGGTTGTTCTTAGGATCAGGTCAAACGATATCTTTAACTGGTCCATCACTGTTATTCACATACATGATTATTGGGGTTGTATTATTCGCTTTTATGCGTGCATTAGGCGAATTGTTGTTGAGCAATACAAGATTTAATTCATTTGTTGATATTGCAAATGAATATTTGGGACCATTTGGTGGCTTTGTCATTGGCTGGACATATTGGTTATGTTGGATTGTTTCAAGTATGTCTGACTTAACTGCCATGGGACAATATTTTGCCTTTTGGTATCCACAAGTACCTAACTGGATTACTGTGCTCTTTATTGTTTTAATTTTAATAAGTTTCAACTTATTAGGTGCCAGATTATTTGGTGAATTAGAGTTTTGGTTCTCTATTATTAAAGTTGTTACCATTATTGCGATGGTTATCGTCGGACTTGTACTTATCTTTTTCTCATTTAAAACACATTATGGACATGCATCATTCACAAACTTAGTCAGCCATGGTGGTATGTTCCCCGGAGGAACGTTTGGTTTCTTAATGTCATTCCAAATTGCTGTATATTCATTCATTGGTATTGAGTTAATTGGTGTAACTGCCGGAGAAACGAAAGATCCAGAAAAAACATTACCAAAAGCAATTAACAATGTACCTATTCGTATATTATTATTCTATATTGGTGGTCTTTTAGTAATCATGTCAGTTATCCCATGGAATGATATCGATCCAGATAGCAGCCCATTCGTTAAACTATTCACTTTAATTGGTGTACCTTTTGCCGCTGGTGTCGTCAACTTTGTCGTACTAACTGCAGCTGCGTCAGCAACAAATAGTGGTATTTATTCAAATAGTCGAATATTATTTGGTTTATCACAACAAGGATTAGGTCCTAAAGTTTTAAATAAAACAAACAGTCACGGTGTACCATACTTATCTATGTTTGTATCATCTTTCGCATTACTTATTGCAGCATTGTTAAACTACATTTTTCCTAATGCGATTCAACTATTCATATACGTTACAACACTATCAACGGTACTATTTTTAGTGGTATGGGCGATGATCATTGTTGCTTATATTATGTATCTGAAAAAGCATCCTGAGGCACATAAAAATAGTAAATTCAAGTTAATTGGTGGTAAACCGATTGCCTATATTATTTTGGCATTCTTCTTCTTTGTATTCATCTTACTATTCTTTAGTGATGAGACAAGAGCAGCCATCTATATTTCGCCGTTCTGGTTTATATTCTTAATCTTTTTCTACAAAAAATATAAAGCGAATGCCGAAAAATTAGCTGAAGAACAGCGTCAAATAGATAGCGGTCATTTCAGATATGATAATAAATAAGGTAGTTATAGAGCTCTAGTATTTATTCAATGAATGCTAGAGTTTTTTATATTAAGAAAATTTTAGTGGAAATAACATCTCTTTTTTTAATAAGTCTATGTCAATATGCCTTAAAAATGATAAAATATTAACTATTAAAATTTTGAGGAGTGTACTATGGCGTTATTAGAAGCTTTTTTAATATTTATCTTTGCTGTCATTATCAGTTCAATCATTAATAATCGTTTCCCACAAATCCCTACTGCGTTTATTCAAATCGCACTAGGTGCTATCGTATTTTTAATTCCGATAGATGTTGATTTCCAATTTAATTCAGAAGTATTCATGTTCGCCGTTATCGCACCACT harbors:
- a CDS encoding amino acid permease; this encodes MARKLHRELNNRHIQLIAIGGAIGTGLFLGSGQTISLTGPSLLFTYMIIGVVLFAFMRALGELLLSNTRFNSFVDIANEYLGPFGGFVIGWTYWLCWIVSSMSDLTAMGQYFAFWYPQVPNWITVLFIVLILISFNLLGARLFGELEFWFSIIKVVTIIAMVIVGLVLIFFSFKTHYGHASFTNLVSHGGMFPGGTFGFLMSFQIAVYSFIGIELIGVTAGETKDPEKTLPKAINNVPIRILLFYIGGLLVIMSVIPWNDIDPDSSPFVKLFTLIGVPFAAGVVNFVVLTAAASATNSGIYSNSRILFGLSQQGLGPKVLNKTNSHGVPYLSMFVSSFALLIAALLNYIFPNAIQLFIYVTTLSTVLFLVVWAMIIVAYIMYLKKHPEAHKNSKFKLIGGKPIAYIILAFFFFVFILLFFSDETRAAIYISPFWFIFLIFFYKKYKANAEKLAEEQRQIDSGHFRYDNK
- a CDS encoding metallophosphoesterase encodes the protein MKIGVIADLHIDRHNRLKPLDYLKTLIEVVKSKNIDILLIAGDISNDFKLTSHFIEQLTQNLDTLVRFVPGNHDLWNTEDTSTQEIWDSYKCMSQCLVEHPYIINDEWAIVGHTAWYDYSYAAKRFSLEQLQKGKYYGATWQDKERVSWGISDQQLSKQAATQVRKDIQKVGARRIILVTHVVTHAEFIVPTPHRIFDFYNAYIGTSDFNDLYNLFDISYSVMGHVHFRKNLIEKGRHFVCPCLGYPRQWRTEDIYQEINETMQILEI